The proteins below are encoded in one region of Bacteroidota bacterium:
- a CDS encoding arsenic efflux protein — protein sequence MITSFVLVMMLLIEYITILTQGQWSKPLKKSGFLQILVAALLGLVPGCLGTYTAVTLYSHGVFSFAAIVTAMIATSGDEAFVMFSMMPDMAIKLMLIIFGVALISGLILQIFFKNKNFIKRKELHFAFHEHEPSCSCFEQKQIIPQLKNITFERAILIAGVILFIVGMLTGQLLHDHDNILMHGAHDHAHAHNPEFNWVAITALFASFVALFIVTTSPDHFLQHHLWEHIIKKHLFKIFLWTLGALLFIHFGMEFLPINTWIKDNPYMILVIAVLVGIIPESGPHILFITLFLSGNIPFSILLANSIVQDGHGALPLLAESKKSFVYMKLINVLVGLIVGGVGLIAGF from the coding sequence ATGATTACCAGTTTTGTATTGGTAATGATGTTATTGATTGAGTATATTACTATACTCACCCAAGGACAATGGAGTAAACCATTGAAAAAATCTGGTTTTTTACAAATTCTAGTAGCTGCACTTTTGGGATTAGTTCCCGGATGTTTGGGAACGTATACAGCTGTAACTCTTTATTCTCATGGTGTATTTAGTTTCGCAGCTATCGTTACAGCAATGATAGCCACTTCAGGTGATGAAGCATTTGTGATGTTTTCGATGATGCCAGATATGGCTATTAAGTTAATGCTGATCATTTTTGGAGTAGCGCTTATAAGTGGACTTATTTTGCAAATCTTTTTCAAGAATAAAAATTTTATTAAGAGAAAAGAATTGCATTTTGCTTTTCACGAACACGAACCTTCTTGTAGCTGTTTTGAACAAAAGCAAATTATACCTCAATTAAAGAATATTACCTTTGAACGTGCTATTTTAATTGCAGGTGTTATTTTGTTTATTGTTGGCATGCTAACTGGACAATTATTACACGATCACGATAATATTTTAATGCATGGAGCACATGATCATGCACATGCTCATAACCCAGAATTCAATTGGGTAGCAATAACCGCACTTTTTGCTTCTTTCGTGGCTTTGTTCATAGTAACTACTTCACCCGATCATTTTCTGCAACATCACTTGTGGGAGCATATAATCAAAAAGCATTTATTTAAAATTTTCCTATGGACATTGGGAGCACTGCTTTTCATCCATTTTGGAATGGAGTTTCTTCCCATCAATACGTGGATTAAAGATAACCCTTATATGATTCTGGTAATTGCTGTATTAGTAGGCATAATTCCAGAGTCGGGACCACATATTCTTTTCATTACATTGTTTTTGAGTGGGAATATTCCCTTTAGTATTTTACTGGCAAATTCAATTGTTCAGGATGGTCATGGTGCGCTTCCTCTATTGGCTGAATCCAAAAAGAGTTTTGTATACATGAAGCTAATTAATGTGTTAGTAGGCTTAATTGTAGGTGGCGTAGGCTTAATAGCAGGTTTTTAA